In Malus sylvestris chromosome 15, drMalSylv7.2, whole genome shotgun sequence, a single genomic region encodes these proteins:
- the LOC126605846 gene encoding VAN3-binding protein isoform X6 — protein MSSCSLKCSTNGLLHGVLENIDENGGIVSGTEGSSAPPPETPTESMEFLARSWSLSAMEISKALSHTRVNVASKTLDKSAFSSDDGVESHDRSAMRLMESLPSGVSPPVSPRDSEEMKLYKSILRGKTMGRWLKDQKERKKHEIRTQNAQLHAAVSVAGVAAAVASIAASTVFPETSAAHQKTPVSELRTETSAALASAAALVASRCIEIAEEMGAEHDHILSVVSSAVNARTNGDIMTLTAGAATALRGAATLKVRLQKEYGGTTVALAEERCEGNQSNAALNFVSKGGELLKRTRKGALHWKRVSFNTNSNGQVVAKMKSKHMAGTFTKKKKCVVSGVYCDIPAWPGREREDGSKPRAYFGIKTAERTIEFECRSQGDKHMWTEGIRHMLNFMPT, from the exons a TGAGCTCCTGCAGTTTGAAATGCTCAACAAACGGACTACTGCATGGCGTGCTGGAGAACATAGATGAAAATGGAGGTATAGTGAGCGGAACAGAGGGGTCGTCTGCGCCGCCGCCAGAAACTCCAACGGAGTCGATGGAGTTTCTGGCCAGATCGTGGAGTCTCTCAGCCATGGAGATCTCCAAAGCTCTTTCCCACACACGTGTGAACGTTGCTTCCAAGACCCTTGACAAGTCAGCGTTCAGTTCTGATGATGGTGTTGAATCACACGACAGAAGTGCCATGCGTTTAATGGAATCT TTACCCAGTGGAGTTAGCCCTCCAGTTTCGCCAAGAGACAGTGAAGAGATGAAG CTATACAAGAGCATTTTGCGAGGGAAAACAATGGGCAGATGGTTAAAAGATcagaaggagaggaagaagcaTGAAATCCGAACCCAAAATGCGCAGTTGCACGCTGCTGTTTCTGTGGCTGGGGTTGCTGCTGCTGTAGCATCAATTGCAGCTTCAACTGTATTTCCTGAAACATCAGCTGCCCACCAGAAAACACCAGTATCCGAATTGAGGACGGAAACATCAGCTGCGCTAGCATCCGCAGCAGCTCTAGTCGCTTCGCGTTGCATTGAGATTGCGGAGGAAATGGGAGCTGAGCATGATCATATTCTATCAGTTGTCAGTTCTGCAGTTAATGCAAGGACTAATGGAGATATCATGACCTTAACTGCAGGAGCAGCTACAG CTTTACGCGGAGCTGCCACACTTAAAGTGAGGCTGCAAAAGGAGTATGGTGGCACAACTGTTGCTCTGGCCGAGGAGAGATGTGAAGGCAACCAATCAAATGCAGCATTGAACTTTGTCTCAAAGGGTGGGGAGCTCCTTAAACGTACGAGGAAAG GTGCTCTTCACTGGAAGAGGGTTTCTTTCAATACTAACTCAAATGGGCAG GTTGTAGCCAAAATGAAAAGCAAGCATATGGCGGGAACATTTACGAAAAAGAAGAAAT GTGTGGTCTCTGGAGTCTACTGTGACATCCCAGCTTGGCCCGGCAGGGAAAGAGAAGACGGCAGCAAACCAAGGGCATACTTTGGGATAAAAACAGCTGAAAGGACAATAGAATTTGAATGCAGAAGTCAAGGTGACAAACATATGTGGACTGAAGGGATCCGTCATATGTTGAATTTCATGCCAACATAA
- the LOC126605846 gene encoding VAN3-binding protein isoform X4 encodes MSSCSLKCSTNGLLHGVLENIDENGGIVSGTEGSSAPPPETPTESMEFLARSWSLSAMEISKALSHTRVNVASKTLDKSAFSSDDGVESHDRSAMRLMESLPSGVSPPVSPRDSEEMKELLLLHQALHPDFLSSQQQFLNHGLYKSILRGKTMGRWLKDQKERKKHEIRTQNAQLHAAVSVAGVAAAVASIAASTVFPETSAAHQKTPVSELRTETSAALASAAALVASRCIEIAEEMGAEHDHILSVVSSAVNARTNGDIMTLTAGAATALRGAATLKVRLQKEYGGTTVALAEERCEGNQSNAALNFVSKGGELLKRTRKGALHWKRVSFNTNSNGQVVAKMKSKHMAGTFTKKKKCVVSGVYCDIPAWPGREREDGSKPRAYFGIKTAERTIEFECRSQGDKHMWTEGIRHMLNFMPT; translated from the exons a TGAGCTCCTGCAGTTTGAAATGCTCAACAAACGGACTACTGCATGGCGTGCTGGAGAACATAGATGAAAATGGAGGTATAGTGAGCGGAACAGAGGGGTCGTCTGCGCCGCCGCCAGAAACTCCAACGGAGTCGATGGAGTTTCTGGCCAGATCGTGGAGTCTCTCAGCCATGGAGATCTCCAAAGCTCTTTCCCACACACGTGTGAACGTTGCTTCCAAGACCCTTGACAAGTCAGCGTTCAGTTCTGATGATGGTGTTGAATCACACGACAGAAGTGCCATGCGTTTAATGGAATCT TTACCCAGTGGAGTTAGCCCTCCAGTTTCGCCAAGAGACAGTGAAGAGATGAAG GAGTTACTTTTACTACACCAAGCACTCCACCCAGACTTCCTTTCCAGCCAGCAACAATTTCTCAATCATGGG CTATACAAGAGCATTTTGCGAGGGAAAACAATGGGCAGATGGTTAAAAGATcagaaggagaggaagaagcaTGAAATCCGAACCCAAAATGCGCAGTTGCACGCTGCTGTTTCTGTGGCTGGGGTTGCTGCTGCTGTAGCATCAATTGCAGCTTCAACTGTATTTCCTGAAACATCAGCTGCCCACCAGAAAACACCAGTATCCGAATTGAGGACGGAAACATCAGCTGCGCTAGCATCCGCAGCAGCTCTAGTCGCTTCGCGTTGCATTGAGATTGCGGAGGAAATGGGAGCTGAGCATGATCATATTCTATCAGTTGTCAGTTCTGCAGTTAATGCAAGGACTAATGGAGATATCATGACCTTAACTGCAGGAGCAGCTACAG CTTTACGCGGAGCTGCCACACTTAAAGTGAGGCTGCAAAAGGAGTATGGTGGCACAACTGTTGCTCTGGCCGAGGAGAGATGTGAAGGCAACCAATCAAATGCAGCATTGAACTTTGTCTCAAAGGGTGGGGAGCTCCTTAAACGTACGAGGAAAG GTGCTCTTCACTGGAAGAGGGTTTCTTTCAATACTAACTCAAATGGGCAG GTTGTAGCCAAAATGAAAAGCAAGCATATGGCGGGAACATTTACGAAAAAGAAGAAAT GTGTGGTCTCTGGAGTCTACTGTGACATCCCAGCTTGGCCCGGCAGGGAAAGAGAAGACGGCAGCAAACCAAGGGCATACTTTGGGATAAAAACAGCTGAAAGGACAATAGAATTTGAATGCAGAAGTCAAGGTGACAAACATATGTGGACTGAAGGGATCCGTCATATGTTGAATTTCATGCCAACATAA
- the LOC126605846 gene encoding VAN3-binding protein isoform X5, producing MSSCSLKCSTNGLLHGVLENIDENGGIVSGTEGSSAPPPETPTESMEFLARSWSLSAMEISKALSHTRVNVASKTLDKSAFSSDDGVESHDRSAMRLMESQLPSGVSPPVSPRDSEEMKLYKSILRGKTMGRWLKDQKERKKHEIRTQNAQLHAAVSVAGVAAAVASIAASTVFPETSAAHQKTPVSELRTETSAALASAAALVASRCIEIAEEMGAEHDHILSVVSSAVNARTNGDIMTLTAGAATALRGAATLKVRLQKEYGGTTVALAEERCEGNQSNAALNFVSKGGELLKRTRKGALHWKRVSFNTNSNGQVVAKMKSKHMAGTFTKKKKCVVSGVYCDIPAWPGREREDGSKPRAYFGIKTAERTIEFECRSQGDKHMWTEGIRHMLNFMPT from the exons a TGAGCTCCTGCAGTTTGAAATGCTCAACAAACGGACTACTGCATGGCGTGCTGGAGAACATAGATGAAAATGGAGGTATAGTGAGCGGAACAGAGGGGTCGTCTGCGCCGCCGCCAGAAACTCCAACGGAGTCGATGGAGTTTCTGGCCAGATCGTGGAGTCTCTCAGCCATGGAGATCTCCAAAGCTCTTTCCCACACACGTGTGAACGTTGCTTCCAAGACCCTTGACAAGTCAGCGTTCAGTTCTGATGATGGTGTTGAATCACACGACAGAAGTGCCATGCGTTTAATGGAATCT CAGTTACCCAGTGGAGTTAGCCCTCCAGTTTCGCCAAGAGACAGTGAAGAGATGAAG CTATACAAGAGCATTTTGCGAGGGAAAACAATGGGCAGATGGTTAAAAGATcagaaggagaggaagaagcaTGAAATCCGAACCCAAAATGCGCAGTTGCACGCTGCTGTTTCTGTGGCTGGGGTTGCTGCTGCTGTAGCATCAATTGCAGCTTCAACTGTATTTCCTGAAACATCAGCTGCCCACCAGAAAACACCAGTATCCGAATTGAGGACGGAAACATCAGCTGCGCTAGCATCCGCAGCAGCTCTAGTCGCTTCGCGTTGCATTGAGATTGCGGAGGAAATGGGAGCTGAGCATGATCATATTCTATCAGTTGTCAGTTCTGCAGTTAATGCAAGGACTAATGGAGATATCATGACCTTAACTGCAGGAGCAGCTACAG CTTTACGCGGAGCTGCCACACTTAAAGTGAGGCTGCAAAAGGAGTATGGTGGCACAACTGTTGCTCTGGCCGAGGAGAGATGTGAAGGCAACCAATCAAATGCAGCATTGAACTTTGTCTCAAAGGGTGGGGAGCTCCTTAAACGTACGAGGAAAG GTGCTCTTCACTGGAAGAGGGTTTCTTTCAATACTAACTCAAATGGGCAG GTTGTAGCCAAAATGAAAAGCAAGCATATGGCGGGAACATTTACGAAAAAGAAGAAAT GTGTGGTCTCTGGAGTCTACTGTGACATCCCAGCTTGGCCCGGCAGGGAAAGAGAAGACGGCAGCAAACCAAGGGCATACTTTGGGATAAAAACAGCTGAAAGGACAATAGAATTTGAATGCAGAAGTCAAGGTGACAAACATATGTGGACTGAAGGGATCCGTCATATGTTGAATTTCATGCCAACATAA
- the LOC126605846 gene encoding VAN3-binding protein isoform X3, with amino-acid sequence MSSCSLKCSTNGLLHGVLENIDENGGIVSGTEGSSAPPPETPTESMEFLARSWSLSAMEISKALSHTRVNVASKTLDKSAFSSDDGVESHDRSAMRLMESQLPSGVSPPVSPRDSEEMKELLLLHQALHPDFLSSQQQFLNHGLYKSILRGKTMGRWLKDQKERKKHEIRTQNAQLHAAVSVAGVAAAVASIAASTVFPETSAAHQKTPVSELRTETSAALASAAALVASRCIEIAEEMGAEHDHILSVVSSAVNARTNGDIMTLTAGAATALRGAATLKVRLQKEYGGTTVALAEERCEGNQSNAALNFVSKGGELLKRTRKGALHWKRVSFNTNSNGQVVAKMKSKHMAGTFTKKKKCVVSGVYCDIPAWPGREREDGSKPRAYFGIKTAERTIEFECRSQGDKHMWTEGIRHMLNFMPT; translated from the exons a TGAGCTCCTGCAGTTTGAAATGCTCAACAAACGGACTACTGCATGGCGTGCTGGAGAACATAGATGAAAATGGAGGTATAGTGAGCGGAACAGAGGGGTCGTCTGCGCCGCCGCCAGAAACTCCAACGGAGTCGATGGAGTTTCTGGCCAGATCGTGGAGTCTCTCAGCCATGGAGATCTCCAAAGCTCTTTCCCACACACGTGTGAACGTTGCTTCCAAGACCCTTGACAAGTCAGCGTTCAGTTCTGATGATGGTGTTGAATCACACGACAGAAGTGCCATGCGTTTAATGGAATCT CAGTTACCCAGTGGAGTTAGCCCTCCAGTTTCGCCAAGAGACAGTGAAGAGATGAAG GAGTTACTTTTACTACACCAAGCACTCCACCCAGACTTCCTTTCCAGCCAGCAACAATTTCTCAATCATGGG CTATACAAGAGCATTTTGCGAGGGAAAACAATGGGCAGATGGTTAAAAGATcagaaggagaggaagaagcaTGAAATCCGAACCCAAAATGCGCAGTTGCACGCTGCTGTTTCTGTGGCTGGGGTTGCTGCTGCTGTAGCATCAATTGCAGCTTCAACTGTATTTCCTGAAACATCAGCTGCCCACCAGAAAACACCAGTATCCGAATTGAGGACGGAAACATCAGCTGCGCTAGCATCCGCAGCAGCTCTAGTCGCTTCGCGTTGCATTGAGATTGCGGAGGAAATGGGAGCTGAGCATGATCATATTCTATCAGTTGTCAGTTCTGCAGTTAATGCAAGGACTAATGGAGATATCATGACCTTAACTGCAGGAGCAGCTACAG CTTTACGCGGAGCTGCCACACTTAAAGTGAGGCTGCAAAAGGAGTATGGTGGCACAACTGTTGCTCTGGCCGAGGAGAGATGTGAAGGCAACCAATCAAATGCAGCATTGAACTTTGTCTCAAAGGGTGGGGAGCTCCTTAAACGTACGAGGAAAG GTGCTCTTCACTGGAAGAGGGTTTCTTTCAATACTAACTCAAATGGGCAG GTTGTAGCCAAAATGAAAAGCAAGCATATGGCGGGAACATTTACGAAAAAGAAGAAAT GTGTGGTCTCTGGAGTCTACTGTGACATCCCAGCTTGGCCCGGCAGGGAAAGAGAAGACGGCAGCAAACCAAGGGCATACTTTGGGATAAAAACAGCTGAAAGGACAATAGAATTTGAATGCAGAAGTCAAGGTGACAAACATATGTGGACTGAAGGGATCCGTCATATGTTGAATTTCATGCCAACATAA
- the LOC126605846 gene encoding VAN3-binding protein isoform X1 yields the protein MSSCSLKCSTNGLLHGVLENIDENGGIVSGTEGSSAPPPETPTESMEFLARSWSLSAMEISKALSHTRVNVASKTLDKSAFSSDDGVESHDRSAMRLMESQLPSGVSPPVSPRDSEEMKELLLLHQALHPDFLSSQQQFLNHGNANTGRGKEGVRKSFVVVIFQFLIVVSLQLYKSILRGKTMGRWLKDQKERKKHEIRTQNAQLHAAVSVAGVAAAVASIAASTVFPETSAAHQKTPVSELRTETSAALASAAALVASRCIEIAEEMGAEHDHILSVVSSAVNARTNGDIMTLTAGAATALRGAATLKVRLQKEYGGTTVALAEERCEGNQSNAALNFVSKGGELLKRTRKGALHWKRVSFNTNSNGQVVAKMKSKHMAGTFTKKKKCVVSGVYCDIPAWPGREREDGSKPRAYFGIKTAERTIEFECRSQGDKHMWTEGIRHMLNFMPT from the exons a TGAGCTCCTGCAGTTTGAAATGCTCAACAAACGGACTACTGCATGGCGTGCTGGAGAACATAGATGAAAATGGAGGTATAGTGAGCGGAACAGAGGGGTCGTCTGCGCCGCCGCCAGAAACTCCAACGGAGTCGATGGAGTTTCTGGCCAGATCGTGGAGTCTCTCAGCCATGGAGATCTCCAAAGCTCTTTCCCACACACGTGTGAACGTTGCTTCCAAGACCCTTGACAAGTCAGCGTTCAGTTCTGATGATGGTGTTGAATCACACGACAGAAGTGCCATGCGTTTAATGGAATCT CAGTTACCCAGTGGAGTTAGCCCTCCAGTTTCGCCAAGAGACAGTGAAGAGATGAAG GAGTTACTTTTACTACACCAAGCACTCCACCCAGACTTCCTTTCCAGCCAGCAACAATTTCTCAATCATGGG AATGCAAATACGGGCAGAGGGAAAGAGGGTGTCCGAAAATCATTTGTCGTCGTAATTTTTCAATTCCTCATTGTTGTATCCCTGCAGCTATACAAGAGCATTTTGCGAGGGAAAACAATGGGCAGATGGTTAAAAGATcagaaggagaggaagaagcaTGAAATCCGAACCCAAAATGCGCAGTTGCACGCTGCTGTTTCTGTGGCTGGGGTTGCTGCTGCTGTAGCATCAATTGCAGCTTCAACTGTATTTCCTGAAACATCAGCTGCCCACCAGAAAACACCAGTATCCGAATTGAGGACGGAAACATCAGCTGCGCTAGCATCCGCAGCAGCTCTAGTCGCTTCGCGTTGCATTGAGATTGCGGAGGAAATGGGAGCTGAGCATGATCATATTCTATCAGTTGTCAGTTCTGCAGTTAATGCAAGGACTAATGGAGATATCATGACCTTAACTGCAGGAGCAGCTACAG CTTTACGCGGAGCTGCCACACTTAAAGTGAGGCTGCAAAAGGAGTATGGTGGCACAACTGTTGCTCTGGCCGAGGAGAGATGTGAAGGCAACCAATCAAATGCAGCATTGAACTTTGTCTCAAAGGGTGGGGAGCTCCTTAAACGTACGAGGAAAG GTGCTCTTCACTGGAAGAGGGTTTCTTTCAATACTAACTCAAATGGGCAG GTTGTAGCCAAAATGAAAAGCAAGCATATGGCGGGAACATTTACGAAAAAGAAGAAAT GTGTGGTCTCTGGAGTCTACTGTGACATCCCAGCTTGGCCCGGCAGGGAAAGAGAAGACGGCAGCAAACCAAGGGCATACTTTGGGATAAAAACAGCTGAAAGGACAATAGAATTTGAATGCAGAAGTCAAGGTGACAAACATATGTGGACTGAAGGGATCCGTCATATGTTGAATTTCATGCCAACATAA
- the LOC126605846 gene encoding VAN3-binding protein isoform X2, producing the protein MSSCSLKCSTNGLLHGVLENIDENGGIVSGTEGSSAPPPETPTESMEFLARSWSLSAMEISKALSHTRVNVASKTLDKSAFSSDDGVESHDRSAMRLMESLPSGVSPPVSPRDSEEMKELLLLHQALHPDFLSSQQQFLNHGNANTGRGKEGVRKSFVVVIFQFLIVVSLQLYKSILRGKTMGRWLKDQKERKKHEIRTQNAQLHAAVSVAGVAAAVASIAASTVFPETSAAHQKTPVSELRTETSAALASAAALVASRCIEIAEEMGAEHDHILSVVSSAVNARTNGDIMTLTAGAATALRGAATLKVRLQKEYGGTTVALAEERCEGNQSNAALNFVSKGGELLKRTRKGALHWKRVSFNTNSNGQVVAKMKSKHMAGTFTKKKKCVVSGVYCDIPAWPGREREDGSKPRAYFGIKTAERTIEFECRSQGDKHMWTEGIRHMLNFMPT; encoded by the exons a TGAGCTCCTGCAGTTTGAAATGCTCAACAAACGGACTACTGCATGGCGTGCTGGAGAACATAGATGAAAATGGAGGTATAGTGAGCGGAACAGAGGGGTCGTCTGCGCCGCCGCCAGAAACTCCAACGGAGTCGATGGAGTTTCTGGCCAGATCGTGGAGTCTCTCAGCCATGGAGATCTCCAAAGCTCTTTCCCACACACGTGTGAACGTTGCTTCCAAGACCCTTGACAAGTCAGCGTTCAGTTCTGATGATGGTGTTGAATCACACGACAGAAGTGCCATGCGTTTAATGGAATCT TTACCCAGTGGAGTTAGCCCTCCAGTTTCGCCAAGAGACAGTGAAGAGATGAAG GAGTTACTTTTACTACACCAAGCACTCCACCCAGACTTCCTTTCCAGCCAGCAACAATTTCTCAATCATGGG AATGCAAATACGGGCAGAGGGAAAGAGGGTGTCCGAAAATCATTTGTCGTCGTAATTTTTCAATTCCTCATTGTTGTATCCCTGCAGCTATACAAGAGCATTTTGCGAGGGAAAACAATGGGCAGATGGTTAAAAGATcagaaggagaggaagaagcaTGAAATCCGAACCCAAAATGCGCAGTTGCACGCTGCTGTTTCTGTGGCTGGGGTTGCTGCTGCTGTAGCATCAATTGCAGCTTCAACTGTATTTCCTGAAACATCAGCTGCCCACCAGAAAACACCAGTATCCGAATTGAGGACGGAAACATCAGCTGCGCTAGCATCCGCAGCAGCTCTAGTCGCTTCGCGTTGCATTGAGATTGCGGAGGAAATGGGAGCTGAGCATGATCATATTCTATCAGTTGTCAGTTCTGCAGTTAATGCAAGGACTAATGGAGATATCATGACCTTAACTGCAGGAGCAGCTACAG CTTTACGCGGAGCTGCCACACTTAAAGTGAGGCTGCAAAAGGAGTATGGTGGCACAACTGTTGCTCTGGCCGAGGAGAGATGTGAAGGCAACCAATCAAATGCAGCATTGAACTTTGTCTCAAAGGGTGGGGAGCTCCTTAAACGTACGAGGAAAG GTGCTCTTCACTGGAAGAGGGTTTCTTTCAATACTAACTCAAATGGGCAG GTTGTAGCCAAAATGAAAAGCAAGCATATGGCGGGAACATTTACGAAAAAGAAGAAAT GTGTGGTCTCTGGAGTCTACTGTGACATCCCAGCTTGGCCCGGCAGGGAAAGAGAAGACGGCAGCAAACCAAGGGCATACTTTGGGATAAAAACAGCTGAAAGGACAATAGAATTTGAATGCAGAAGTCAAGGTGACAAACATATGTGGACTGAAGGGATCCGTCATATGTTGAATTTCATGCCAACATAA
- the LOC126605010 gene encoding casein kinase 1-like protein 3 has protein sequence MERIIAEKYKLGRKIGSGSFGELYLATHIETGENLAAKIENNKTKHPQLLYEAKLYKILQGGSGIASIRWAGFDRDDNVLVIDLLGPSLEDLFVYCGRRFSLKTVLMLADQMITRIEYVHSKGFLHRDIKPDNFLMGLGRKANQVYVIDFGLAKRFRDQNTHRHIPYRENKSLTGTARYASCNTHLGIDQSRRDDLESLGYVLLYFLRGSLPWQGLKAATKKQKYDKICEKKLSTPIEVLCKSHPVEFASYFHYCHSLTFDQRPDYAFLKRLFRDLFSREGYEFDYIFDWTILKYQQAQHTRTQGQSSKPQPPVVVSGREIPSGQAVPADAMRLKGIHDVPRPAEVTANKRPSNHAHPDVHMQYRSSTAQNSGANNTVEKHNASNAPMPPTAFSLRRHFQKPEGPVENANLGRRVGNQNGASSSWMPSVNQISSAK, from the exons ATGGAGAGGATCATCGCAGAGAAGTACAAATTAGGTCGCAAAATTGGGAGCGGATCGTTCGGCGAATTGTATCTTG cAACCCATATAGAGACTGGCGAGAATTTGGCGGCGAAGATT GAAAATAACAAGACAAAACATCCACAACTTTTGTACGAGGCAAAGCTTTATAAAATTCTACAGGGAGGAA GTGGTATTGCAAGCATAAGATGGGCGGGATTTGATAGGGACGATAATGTCCTCGTCATTGACTTGCTGGGACCGAGTCTTGAAGACCTCTTTGTGTACTGTGGGAGGAGGTTTTCACTGAAGACAGTCTTAATGTTGGCTGATCAGATG ATTACAAGAATAGAATATGTACATTCTAAAGGGTTTTTGCATAGAGACATCAAACCAGACAACTTCCTCATGGGTCTTGGCAGGAAAGCAAATCAG GTTTATGTTATTGATTTTGGACTTGCAAAAAGATTTCGGGACCAAAATACACACCGGCATATTCCGTACAG AGAAAACAAAAGCTTAACAGGAACTGCACGCTATGCTAGTTGCAATACCCATTTGGGAATAG ATCAGAGTCGTCGGGATGATTTGGAGTCACTTGGATATGTTCTTCTGTACTTCTTAAGAGGAAG CCTTCCTTGGCAGGGTCTAAAAGCTGCAACAAAGAAGCAAAAATATGATAAGATTTGTGAGAAGAAGCTATCAACTCCCATTGAG GTCTTATGTAAATCGCATCCTGTGGAGTTTGCATCCTACTTCCATTATTGCCACTCTTTAACATTTGATCAACGCCCTGATTATGCATTCTTGAAGCGCCTGTTTCGTGATTTATTTAGCCGCGAAG GATACGAGTTTGACTATATATTTGACTGGACAATTCTAAAATACCAGCAGGCACAGCATACAAGGACTCAGGGTCAATCATCT AAACCGCAGCCACCTGTAGTTGTCTCTGGTCGAGAAATTCCTAGCGGTCAAGCAGTGCCTGCGGATGCGATGAGGCTTAAAG GCATTCATGATGTTCCTAGACCAGCTGAGGTCACAGCAAATAAGCGGCCAAGCAATCATGCGCATCCAGATGTTCATATGCAATATAGATCATCAACAGCCCAGAATTCGGGTGCTAATAATACTGTTGAGAAACAC AATGCGAGTAATGCACCTATGCCACCTACTGCATTTTCTCTCAGAAGACATTTTCAAAAACCAGAGGGGCCGGTTGAAAATGCAAACTTAGGCCGTAGAGTTGGGAATCAAAATGGTGCTTCAAGCAGTTGGATGCCATCAGTAAACCAAATTTCTTCAGCAAAGTAA
- the LOC126602595 gene encoding aldehyde oxidase GLOX1-like, with protein MHMTIMPNSNKAIMFDAAGFGPSEISLLPGDCRRVFDERDETGEYYEVDCWAHAVEFDTGTAAIRPLKILTDTWCSSGGLSANGTLVQTGGWAVGGRSVRYLSGCNTCDWEEHPMSLSASRWFSTQHILPNGNFILVGGRRMFNYEYIPKGGGSNDVYFPLPFLQETTYLFQNNLYPFVFLSTDGNILIFANNRSILLNPTTNKIVRELPILNGGS; from the exons ATGCACATGACCATCATGCCTAATAGTAACAAGGCCATTATGTTTGACGCTGCCGGTTTCGGTCCATCGGAGATCTCGTTGCTTCCTGGAGATTGTCGTCGGGTTTTCGATGAGAGGGATGAAACTGGAGAATACTATGAAGTGGATTGCTGGGCTCATGCTGTGGAATTTGACACTGGGACTGCAGCTATTAGGCCGCTTAAG ATCTTGACAGACACATGGTGCTCATCTGGTGGATTATCAGCTAATGGCACTCTTGTGCAAACCGGTGGATGGGCTGTTGGAGGGAGGTCTGTGAGATACCTCTCTGGATGCAATACCTGTGACTGGGAGGAGCACCCCATGTCACTTTCTGCATCAAGATG GTTTTCTACGCAACATATCTTGCCAAATGGCAATTTCATATTGGTCGGAGGCCGGCGCATGTTCAATTACGAGTATATCCCTAAGGGGGGAGGTTCTAATGATGTTTACTTTCCATTACCATTTCTCCAAGAGACCACTTACCTGTTTCAGAATAATCTCTACCcgtttgtctttctttccacgGATGGCAACATTCTAATCTTTGCTAATAACCGTTCAATTCTACTCAATCCGACCACCAACAAGATTGTCCGGGAGCTTCCTATCCTTAATGGTGGGTCTTGA